One genomic window of Paenibacillus xylanilyticus includes the following:
- the spoVM gene encoding stage V sporulation protein SpoVM, with protein MKFYTFKLPKFLGGFVKAILNTFQKN; from the coding sequence ATGAAATTTTACACATTCAAACTGCCGAAGTTTTTGGGAGGGTTTGTAAAGGCGATCCTTAATACGTTTCAAAAGAACTGA
- the rpe gene encoding ribulose-phosphate 3-epimerase, with product MIKIAPSILSADFARLGAEVAEAQAAGGDWIHVDVMDGHFVPNITLGPAIVKAIAPHTNLPLDVHLMIENPERYVEEFAKAGAAVITVHAEACVHLHRVIHLIKEQGVKAGVALNPGTPASAIQEVLDDVDMVLVMTVNPGFGGQAFISGTMNKIRQIRSWLNEKGRHDVHIEVDGGIAADTAPLVVEAGADVLVAGSAVFGREDRAAAIAEIRSSYGG from the coding sequence ATGATTAAAATTGCTCCATCCATCTTATCTGCAGATTTTGCACGTCTTGGTGCTGAGGTAGCTGAGGCGCAAGCTGCTGGAGGCGACTGGATTCACGTTGATGTCATGGACGGTCATTTCGTTCCGAATATTACGCTGGGCCCTGCCATTGTGAAAGCTATTGCACCACATACCAACCTGCCACTGGATGTACATCTAATGATTGAGAATCCGGAACGGTATGTTGAGGAATTTGCCAAAGCAGGAGCGGCTGTTATTACCGTTCATGCCGAGGCATGTGTACATTTGCACCGTGTGATTCATCTGATTAAGGAACAGGGAGTCAAGGCGGGAGTTGCCCTGAATCCAGGAACACCTGCCAGTGCCATTCAGGAAGTGCTGGATGACGTGGACATGGTTCTGGTCATGACCGTGAATCCTGGGTTTGGCGGACAAGCATTCATCTCGGGAACCATGAACAAGATCAGACAGATTCGCAGCTGGCTGAATGAAAAAGGACGCCATGACGTACACATCGAGGTGGACGGGGGAATTGCAGCCGATACAGCACCACTCGTTGTTGAAGCAGGAGCGGATGTACTTGTCGCAGGTAGTGCGGTATTCGGACGTGAGGACCGTGCAGCCGCTATTGCCGAAATCCGTAGCAGCTACGGAGGCTGA